The following coding sequences lie in one Arachis ipaensis cultivar K30076 chromosome B03, Araip1.1, whole genome shotgun sequence genomic window:
- the LOC107633185 gene encoding uncharacterized protein LOC107633185, protein MCVDYSDLNKACPKDCYPLPNIDALVDAAAGYRYLSFMDAYSGYSQIQMHRPDEDKTAFITTGGIYCYKVMPFGLKNAGATYQRLMNKIFNELIGKTVEVYVDDILAKTARPDDLLSDLGSVFASLRQHGMRLYPLKCAFAMEAGKFLGFMITQRGVEANPEKCQAILQMRSPGCIKDVQRLARRLTALSCFLGASAAKALPFFNLMKKGIAFEWTPACEEEFNHFKEILATPPVIGKPKAGEPLYLYLAVTKEALAAVLVREEGKAQQPIYFVSRALQGAELRYSKLEKLALTLLTSSRRLRQYFQGHRIVVRTDQAIRQVLQKPDLASRMMTWAIELSQYDLQYEPRHAIKAQAMADFLVEVTGDPPEEMGTRWRLHVDRASNQTSGGAGVILESPTGVIYEQATKFEFPVSNNQAEYEALLGGLTLAREVGATRLEVCSDSQFVTSQVNGSYQARDPLLQKYLEKVRELTREFQEVTVQHVPRERNTRADLLSKLASTKPGAGNRSLIQGLLKEPTVALHLTESSPSWLDPITNFLELGKLPDDEKAAKTLRREASKYAIIQGQLFRKGLSQPLLKCLHPDQTDYKHLDNKKGAWADELASILWSYRTTEQSSTGETPFCLTYGVNAVIPVEIGEPSPRLLLAGVDEALEKDLVEETGEMAHLSETALKQRIALRYNVKVLERDFEERDLVLRRNDVSLPTPGEGKLGANWKGPYRVKEVLDKGAYRLERLDGKDIPRTWNAGNLRRFYS, encoded by the exons atgtgtgtaGACTACTCCGACCTCAACAAGGCATGTCCTAAGGACTGCTATCCCCTGCCCAATATTGACGCTCTCGTCGACGCGGCGGCGGGGTAcaggtatctgagcttcatggacgcctactctggGTACAGTCAGATACagatgcaccgacccgacgaggacaAAACAGCGTTCATAACGACAGGAGGGATCTATTGTTACAAggtgatgccatttggtctgaaaAATGCTGGCGCCACATACCAGAGactgatgaacaagatattcaatGAGCTCATAGGCAAAACagtagaagtctacgtggacgacatcctcGCAAAAACCGCACGGCCCGACGATCTCCTGAGCGACTTGGGGAGCGTGTTCGCCTCcctccgacaacacggcatgaggctctaCCCGCTCAAatgcgcctttgccatggaggctgggaagttcctgggattcatgatCACCCAAAGAGGAGTAGAGGCCAATCCTGAAAAGTGCCAAGCGATCCTCCAGATGAGGAGCCCGGGTTGTATCAAAGACGTCCAACGGTTGGCAAGAAGGCTGACGGCGTTATCCTGCTTCCTCGGCGCATCAGCAGCAAAAGCCCTACCCTTCTTCAATCTGATGAAAAAGGGGATAGCATTCGAATGGACCCCCGCGTGTGAGGAAGaattcaaccacttcaaggagATCCTAGCAACACCTCCGGTGATCGGAAAGCCCAAGGCCGGAGAGCCACTCTACCTCTACCTAGCAGTAACAAAGGAAGCACTTGCAGCAGTGCTCGTAAGAGAAGAAGGGAAAGCTCAGCAACCGATTTACTTTGTAAGCAGGGCTCTACAAGGAGCAGAGCTGAGGTACAGCAAACTGGAAAAACTGGCGCTGACACTCCTAACCTCCTCCCGAAGGTTGAGGCAATACTTCCAAGGTCACCGTATAGTTGTGAGGACGGATCAAGCAATTCGCCAAGTACTCCAAAAACCTGATTTGGCCAgcaggatgatgacctgggccatcgagctctcccaATATGACTTGCAGTATGAGCCCCGGCATGCAATTAAGGCACAGGCAATGGCAGATTTCTTGGTAGAGGTGACTGGTGATCCCCCCGAGGAAAtgggcacacggtggaggctccatgTAGACagggcctccaaccaaacgtccgggggAGCCGGGGTCATCTTAGAAAGCCCGACGGGAGTCATTTACGAACAAGCAACCAAGTTCGAGTTCCCTGTGTCGAACAATCAAGCGGAATACGAAGCCCTCTTAGGTGGACTAACGTTAGCTCGGGAGGTCGGGGCAACAAGGCTGGAGGTGTGCAGCGACTCACAATTCGTCACCTCCCAGGTAAACGGAAGCTATCAAGCCAGGGATCCCCTTCTACAAAAATATTTGGAAAAGGTGAGAGAATTGACAAGAGAGTTCCAAGAGGTCACGGTCCAACACGttccaagagaaaggaacacacgggcagacctcctgtCCAAACTAGCAAGCACGAAGCCAGGAGCGGGTAATCGGTCTCTCATCCAGGGCTTGTTGAAGGAACCGACCGTCGCCCTCCATTTGACGGAGTCAAGCCCCTCCTGGTTAGACCCCATCACGAACTTCCTGGAACTTGGCAAGTTACCCGACGATGAGAAGGCGGCCAAAACATTGAGAAGGGAGGCATCCAAATACGCAATCATACAAGGGCAACTGTTCAGAAAGGGGCTCAGCCAACCCCTGTTGAAGTGCTtacaccccgaccagacggactat AAGCACTTAGACAACAAGAAAGGCGCATGGGCTGACGAGCTGGCTTCGATCCTCTGGTCCTACCGAACAACCGAACAAAGCTCTACAGGGGAAACCCCTTTTTGCCTAACGTACGGGGTCAACGCGGTGATACCTGTCGAGATCGGTGAACCGAGTCCACGGTTACTGCTCGCAGGTGTGGACGAAGCATTAGAAAAGGACCTGGTGGAGGAGACCGGGGAAATGGCCCACTTGTCAGAAACAGCATTGAAACAAAGGATAGCCCTGCGCTACAACGTTAAAGTCCTCGAAAGGGATTTTGAGGAAAGAGACCTCGTCCTACGACGCAACGACGTCAGTTTaccgaccccaggagaaggaaAACTGGGGGCAAATTggaaaggtccctacagagtcAAAGAGGTGCTCGACAAAGGTGCCTACAGGCTGGAAAGACTCGACGGCAAGGATATCCCGAGAACATGGAACGCGGGTAACCTGAGGAGATTTTATTCATAG